Within Vicia villosa cultivar HV-30 ecotype Madison, WI linkage group LG1, Vvil1.0, whole genome shotgun sequence, the genomic segment GTGGGTTGATGTGATTAAAGGAAATCGTCTCCCATCGAATGGTAGCGAACTATCATACACGGCACCACATATCATAAATGGAGAGATTGAAGTCCAACTTGAAGCAACAAATGTGGCATCAGAGATGGAGTTCTGGAaaaatgctctgatcatgtatgCTATTGGCAACTATCGATGAATGCAGTCAAGAAGTTTATGACCATAACATGGAATTTTGTGACATTACCAGATCTATACTATAATGAAGAAGGCTACTTCATTATCCGATTCAAAGATAGAGCGGATAGGGATGCAATCTTAATGAGAGGCCCGTATTCTATTTTCAAGAAACCTATTCTGCTCCACGAATGGAACCCGAAGTTCACTCTGCAGGATGACATATTGAGGGTTTTACCTATTTGGGTGATGTTCCCTCAGTTGCCTCTATATTGCTGGGGGGATCAGAGTATTGGGAAAATAGCTAGTGCAATTGGTAAACCTATCATGACGGATGAGTGTACAACAAAAAAGCTCCGGGTATCGTATGCTCGTGTGCTTACTGAAGTAGATGTTACTCAAGACTTAAGACAACATATCACAATCAGAAATCCGCAGGGTGAGAAAATGATTCAGCAGGTGGAATATGAATGGAGACCTCCTTTTTGCAAAAGTTGTAATAAGGTTGGACATGAATGTAAACCAAAGCTGGATGGAGGTAAGCATAAGAAAGAACCACCACGGGTATGGGAGCAGAAAAAACCACCTGATCAGCCCAAAAGCTCAGATGAATTGAATAAGCCTACTGTGCATCCTACAAACTCAAAGGAATTGAGTAGCCCTGTTGCTCAAGTGAAGAATGTGGAAGCACCATGGAAAACCATCCAAAGTAAAAGTAGGAAAGGCAAGGAACATGCAAATGATAGGGTTGAAACCAGGAATGGCTTTGAAGGTCTCTTGGTTGGAGAAAGCTCTCATATCGAGGGTGTTACATGATTTGCTGGAATGTGAGAGGACTCAATAAATCTGCTAGATACCTGGAGGTAGGAGTCCACCTCAAGAAGATGCAGGTTAGCTGTTTAGTTTTACTAGAAACTAGGGTAAAGATTGGTAACAGTGAGTCTATTAGGAAGAAACTGGGACTGAATTGGAGTTATAGTGATAACTATGAATACCATGTGAATGGCAGGATCTGGTTAGGTTGGGATCCTAATGTGTGGAGCATCATCCCAAGTGAAGCAACTGATCAGCTTATTCATAGTTCTGTTTATACTAAGGAGGGTGTTTTTTTTCATCATCTCACCACTGTATATGCACACAATCAACTTAATAATAGAAGGACTTTATGGCATGACATCAATAGAATAAGTGCCCAGCTGCAGGGGCCTTGGATGGTGGTAGGAGATTTAAATAACATTCTGAGAGTGGGTGATAGAGTTGGAGGTAATGATATACACTTGGCAGAATATATTGACATGGAGGACATGATGCATACCAGCAATCTCTCTGAACATGAAACTAGTGGAGCTTGGTTTACTTGGACAAATAAACAAGAGGCTAATCCAATTAGTTCTAGAATTGATAGGGCCCTTGTGAATGCTGATTGGCATAGAAGATTTCTTAATAGTAGTGTTGAGGTTCTAAACCCCCATATCTCTGATCATTCTCCTCTGAGAATTAAACTGGATAGCTCTCAGCAAGTGAGGAAAATTAAACACAGGTTTAAATTTCTAAATTGTGCTGCTGACAATGTggattttattaatgtattaagGGCTAACTGGATACCCCTGGCCCAAGGTAACCCAATGGAACAGTTCTGGAAGAGACTTTATAGGCTGCAGTACTGCATGAAAGGTTTGAATTGGCATATCACTGAGGGCCTTAGGAATCTGAAGATGAGTAGAGATAAGCTGGATCAAGCACAAACCTTACTAGCCTCGGATCAAATGAACAAAGATATGTGCAACTCTGTTAAGCATTGGACTGAGGAAGTGATGAAAGGTGCTGAACTGGAAGAAAAGATTTTGCATCAAAAACTCAAATGTGATTGGATAAATTTGGGGGATGGCAATAATGCCTACTTCTATGCAAATCTGAAATCCAAGAATAAACATGTTCATATCCAGGATTTAGAAGACTCAAATGGGAATAAACTGACTGAACAGAAAGACATTGAGAGGGAAGTTCTTTCTTTCTACTCAAAGCTCATTGGCCAAGCTGCTACCCAAAGAAAACAGGTGGACATTTGTAGTTTGAGGATTGGTTGACCAACTTAATAGAGAACAACAGGAGAGCCTCATTAGACCTGTAACTGTAACTGAGGTTTGGCAGGCCATCACTAGTATGGGTGATTCTAAGGCTCCAGGAGTGGATGGTTACAATGCCAAGTTCTACAAAGCTAGTTGGAGTGTTATTCAACAGGATCTTATGAAGGTAGTACATGATTTCTTTGTGAACAATAGGATGTATAGAGCAGTTAATTGTGCACTGGTAACCCTAATCCCCAAAACAAAAACTGCCAAGACAATGACAGATATGAGACCTATAGCTTGTTGTACTACCCTGTACAAAATCATTTCCAAAGTTCTCACAAATAGGCTAAACACAGTGATTAATTCTGTTGTGGATGATAGCCAAAGTGCCTTCCTTCCTGGAAAAACCATCCATGACAATATCATCCTGGCATTTGAATTGTTGAGAGGTTATAATAAGAAGCATTTATCACCCAGGTGTACTATTCAAATTGACCTACAGAAGGCCTATGACACTGTGGAATGGGACTCTTTAGAACAAATCATGCAAGAAATGAGCTTTCCTAGTCAATTTATTCATTGGATTATGACCATGGTCAGAGGTGTATCATACAAGTACTTGGTGAATGGGCATGTAAGTAGTGTGCTACAAGCTAAAAGAGGGTTGAGACAGGGTGATCCCATCTCACCTCTTCTTTTTACCCTTGTTATGGAATATCTACATAGGCACCTGGCAACTCTCAGAAAAGAGGAAGGTTTTAAATTTCATCCTAGATGTGCTAAGCTAGGGATTACCAACATCTGCTTTGCAGATGATCTACTACTGTTTGCAAGAGGAGATGACAGGTCTATCAGGCACTTGATGGGAAAGTTTCATCAATTTTCAGAGGCAACTGGTTTAAAGGCAAACCCTGCAAAATGTAAGATATATTTTGGGGGCTTAAAGGATCAGGAGCAAAGAGATCTTGCAGCTGCCAGCAATTTTGGTGTGGGTTCCTTACCATTCAAATATTTGGGAGTTCCTTTATCCACAAGGAAACTCACTGTGAACCAATGCCAACCTATTATTGACAAAATGCTTGAGAAGATCCATCACTGGTCTGCTAGTTTGCTCAGTTATGCAGGTAGGAAGCAACTTGTCCAAAGTACTTTGATGACCATAGCTGGATACTGGATGCAAGCTTTTCCACTCCCAAAAACAATAATCCAGAGAATTGAAACTATTTGTAAGAATTTTCTCTGGTCTGGCAGATCTGTGGGTAGAAAGGCCCTGGTGGCTTGGGATAAAATATGCCTCCCTTCTAGTGCAGGTGGTCTGAATCTGACTTACTTAAGAGATTGGAACAAAGCTACTATTCTGAAACTTTTGTGGAATCTCCATATGAAATCGGATAAACTGTGGATTAGGTGGATTGGAGCCTACTATCTGAAAGGGGGAAGCATAATGCATTGGGAACCTAAGACTACTAGCTCGTGGATACTAAAGAACATAGCTAAGGTGCGAGATCTTACTATGCAGAGTGAATATTGGAGTGACAGTGTTTAGCAGAACAAATTCAACACCAATGCTATGTATAAGGAACTGAGGGGAAGGCATGAAAATCAACCTTGGAGAAAGCTTTTAGTCCAAAATTATGCTAGACCTAGGGCGTGTTTTACCCTATGGCTTGCTATTCTAAACCGGCTCCCATCCAAAGATAGATTGCTGAAGATCAATATTCATACTGATGGAAAGTGCATCTTTTGTGGGCAGCCTGAGAGCATTGAACACCTGTTTTTCCTGTGCAACTTTACCAGTAACATTTGGAACCGTGTCTTGGGTTAGATAGGTTATTATCGAAGCTGTAAGGGGTGGGAGGAGGAAAAGAAATGGTTATGTATTGAAACTGCAAAGAAGGGATGGCGTTGATGCCTCCTTAAGCTTGCCATTGCTGAAGTTATATATCATTTATGGAAAATGCGCAATGATAGAATCTTTAACCATAAGAATGCGGATGGTGATATTATGAATAGGATCAAGCCGACCATTGTTATCAGAGCTTGTGCCAAGAGAGTTTTGAAGAACCATATGACTTTGGAAAACCTGTCAGTTAGCTGAGTTAGTTTTGTTGATGTTGGTGGTTTAGAATGATGTCCTTCTTGTTTTTTTGTCTTTTCTAGCTGCCTGGATCGGTTTGTGATCGGCATGTTTAAATTGTTTTGGTAATAAAATTTTTACATtttactccaaaaaaaaaaaaaaacaatccaAAGCACTTCAATTTcttacatcttcttcttcataagcTTTTGAAAGCTTTGTTGATCTTGATGTAGCAAAAAGAAGAACTTCCTCATCTTGATTCACCTTAGAGTATTCGGGACAACAACCCTTACtctatataatttattaatcGCTCCAGAGCACAACATTCATGTTGTGAATTTATAATTGAAACTTCCATGATCATCTTCATTATCAACAAAATGATTTAAAGAGCCATTTTATCAACAATCgttcttgttgttgttatactGGTTGATGGTTATGTTATGTTTCAACAGGGACATCTTTCATTTGAACATTGAACACCAACAATAACTTTAAGCATATGATCCTCTCCTTTATATAGCCGAGAAAATTATAGTCGTTGAAGGACAATTGGCTATTGATAGAGTCGTTACACAATGATTGAGAGTAGTAATGCCACGTATTTCCTTTTCCACAATTCAAGCTAGTGGAGAAGTAGTGGGATAAAGCTTTTCCGTACTGTGTACTTATCATTGCTAACGGGAACATTTGTCTTCTGAACTACAGAGGCTTTTGATGCTAAATGTTTGAAGCATGAGTAGAGTCATGATACTTGAATCTCCAGATAGTCAAGTCTTGAGTTTTCAGAACTTGTTTGCTTAGAATCTATAACTAATCACTTGAGTTAGTATGATAATGAATGTGCCTCAAAGTTTTATGATCAGTTACCACAAtacactaacaattttctaataacaaattaaaatatcacaaCTTGTCCACATACgtcatttcactttttttcttgaagttgaatgcttgaaaataattttcatgataaataattatggttggtttgggttgggtttataggtagaaaattgaaaaatcTGATATCCAAACCAATTGtcattggatttcattggtttggtcGGTTCCTGCCTGATTTGAAAAAATGTCCAACCCAAatactatggtttggtttggattctaATTTGGTTCGaatttacccgaaccaatgaacacccctaccTACAGATTTGAATTTGTCTGTCATCCCTAATTACACCttccttttataaaaaaatagtctAAAAATATACTTTCGAAATTAATCAAAGAATAATTCCATAATCACCAATTCCTACGACTTATGCTTTCTCCTACTATTACGTCTATTATTTTTTTCTATCTGAAAATATAAAGAATCATTTTTCAATTGTGGATTTAAGACTATCTACAATGGTTTATATATTCAACACCTtcctttttcactttttacactccacatcatcttctctctctcttccacttaataattcaacttttactcactacaatggtttttgtttaataaaattcaacaccctaccccaccattTTTACTTGATATTTTTATATTCTTCTATGTttttttgtgattatatattaataacaattgtcgattgaaattaaattaaaataattaagacttaaatatttttttaatctaataatttattttaattttaataaaaataaataaaatttattggtgaaaataaaaaaattgattttctataaaataattgACCACAAATAATTAAGGTgggataaaaatataaacaatcacaacaaccaataagatTTTGTAAAGTATTATAAGTGGCCCTCACTCATTtcttattcaacatgttgaatgttttcaacacaAATTAATTTATGTCACTTTCAACACCTCATTCAACCATCTATTGCAAacattcaactattgaaaaaTATATTCAACACCTCTGTTACAAGTGGTCTAATGCAGAAGCTCTGATTTAAGAGTTACTGTATCTTTTAATTTACTGGTACATGTCATGTCCCCTCAAAATCTGTGTTTGAATAATGGGACTTCTatcctctccttcatttttctttccttccctctccatcctctctatctctctcttaatctcactctcactcatcattaaaaaacaaaaaataataaagagagaatgaaattaagagagatagagaagatggagagggaaggagaaaaaaataaaggagaggatccaaagtgTTGAATAATAAAGTttagaaaattaataataattctaTTAAATAGGAACTTCTGCCCTACACCTTCTTCTACGGCTATTGTTTCTATTTTTGGAAGTATACTTTATAATTTTTTAGGAAGcataattttggattttttttaatgtaaaacGAAGATGTGACTCATTTATTAA encodes:
- the LOC131645244 gene encoding uncharacterized protein LOC131645244; translated protein: MNAVKKFMTITWNFVTLPDLYYNEEGYFIIRFKDRADRDAILMRGPYSIFKKPILLHEWNPKFTLQDDILRVLPIWVMFPQLPLYCWGDQSIGKIASAIGKPIMTDECTTKKLRVSYARVLTEVDVTQDLRQHITIRNPQGEKMIQQVEYEWRPPFCKSCNKVGHECKPKLDGGKHKKEPPRVWEQKKPPDQPKSSDELNKPTVHPTNSKELSSPVAQVKNVEAPWKTIQSKSRKGKEHANDRVETRNGFEGLLVGESSHIEGVT
- the LOC131645245 gene encoding uncharacterized protein LOC131645245, which produces MICWNVRGLNKSARYLEVGVHLKKMQVSCLVLLETRVKIGNSESIRKKLGLNWSYSDNYEYHVNGRIWLGWDPNVWSIIPSEATDQLIHSSVYTKEGVFFHHLTTVYAHNQLNNRRTLWHDINRISAQLQGPWMVVGDLNNILRVGDRVGGNDIHLAEYIDMEDMMHTSNLSEHETSGAWFTWTNKQEANPISSRIDRALVNADWHRRFLNSSVEVLNPHISDHSPLRIKLDSSQQVRKIKHRFKFLNCAADNVDFINVLRANWIPLAQGNPMEQFWKRLYRLQYCMKGLNWHITEGLRNLKMSRDKLDQAQTLLASDQMNKDMCNSVKHWTEEVMKGAELEEKILHQKLKCDWINLGDGNNAYFYANLKSKNKHVHIQDLEDSNGNKLTEQKDIEREVLSFYSKLIGQAATQRKQVDICSLRIG